TACCATAACACACAGGCAAGGTCAACGAAAAAAGCGATTCCATAGTGGAATCGCTTTTTTCGTTATACTTTTTTTAGGCCAGCTCGACGGAAGCGCCGACTTCCTCAAGCTGCTTCTTAAGGGCCTCGGCCTCATCTTTGGAGATGCCCTCTTTGATGGCTTTGCCGGGGTTGTCGACGACCTCTTTGGCCTCTTTAAGACCAAGACCGGTGATCTCACGGACAACCTTGATTACCTTGATTTTCTCCGAACCAGCAGCCTTGAGGATGACGTTGAACTCGGTCTTCTCTTCCTCAGCAGGAGCGGCAGCGGCGGCGGGAGCGGCCATCATCATGGCAGGAGCAGCGGCGGATACGCCAAACTTATCCTCAAGCTCCTTTACGAGCTCAGAGAGCTCAAGAACGGACATTTCTTCGATAGCTTTTATGATATCAGCACGGGTCATTCTATTTTCCTCCTTAAAATTCCTCTGGGAAATTCCCTTTGGTATGTAAATTATTTAAAATCAGGATCAAGCAACTCTACGCTGCGTCGGATCCTTTTTTCTCAGCGAGCTGAGAGAGACATGTGACCAATCCTCTCGCGGGGCCGGAAAGAACTGTAACGAGGCCACGAAGGGGAGCCGCCACGGTACCGACGACCTGGGCGATAAGCTGATCCCTGGAGGGCAGATCGGCAAGGGCAAGAACCTGGTTAAGGTCAAGCACATTGGTACCCATAACGGCACCTTTGATTATCATCGCCTTATTTTCCTTCTTGGCGGCGAACTCTTTGAGGGCCTTAGCCACCGCGGGGCTGTCGGTAGGAGCTATGACGTAGACGTTAGGACCGACTGTCAGGTCCTCAGGGGAGGCCATACCTACCTCGGAAAGGGCGATCCTCACCAGGGTGTTTTTGGCCACCTTCATCTCTCCACCGGCCTCTCTGACGAGACGACGGATTTCCGTAGCCTGAGCGACGTTAAGTCCTCTGTACTCGCAGACGAACACCGCTTCAGCGCCCTGAAGTCTATCTCTCAACTCAGAGACCAATTCATATTTTAAAGATGCAGGCATATTTTCACCTCCTTAGTTGTGAAAGCTAAAAAACCCCCAGATCCAAGGGGATCGGGGGGATTATACCGACATCAACGGCTACAGCCGAAATCAGCGGACCCCGAACCTCGGCGGGCGGCGTAAGCCTTATCCTCCTAGGAGGACCCACTGTCTTCAGTTCGTAACCGGATGGTATTATACAGCGTAGAAAATAGGTTGTCTAGACCTACTCAGAAAGATCCTTCTGAGCGGAAGATGCATCTATTTTTATGCCGACTCCCATAGTGGAGCTCATGGTAAAGCTCTTAACGTAGGTTCCTTTGGCCGCCGAGGGACGAGCCTTTAGGATCGCAGAGTAAAAAGCTTTTACGTTGTCGAGAAGGTTCTCCTTGGAGAAGGATGCCTTACCTACGGAGTTATGGACGATACCGAACTTGTCGACTCGGAACTCGACCTTACCCGCCTTGATCTCCTTGACCGCTCCGGCCACATCGTTGGTCACAGTGCCAGCCTTGGCGCTAGGCATAAGTCCACGAGGACCAAGCACCTTGCCGAGACGACCGATGAGCTTCATCGCATCGGGAGTCGCCACAACCGCCTCAAAATCAAGCCAGCCGCCCTGAATTTTGCTGACCATGTCCTCTCCGCCGACGAAGTCCGCACCAGCTTCTCTTGCAGCTTCTCCCTGCTCTCCGGTGGTGATAACGAGCACACGAATGGTCCTTCCTGTGCCGTGGGGGAGAACTACGGTGCTACGCACCTGCTGATCTGCGTGACGGGGATCGACGCCTAGGCGAAGATGAACCTCGATACTCTCGTCGAACTTGGCGTTTGCGTTCTCCTTCACCAGGGCAACGGCCTCGTCAAGTCCATGCAACTTGAGGGAATCGACCTTCTTGGACAGAGCTGAATAACGTTTACCTACTTTTGCCATTGAAAAAATCCTCCTTGTTTGTGGTCATAGCGGGAGATACTTCCCTGCCACTGGGAGACATACCCTACTCGGATATAGTGACTCCCATGGAACGGGCGGTGCCAGCGATCATGCACATGGCCGCCTCAACGTCGTTTGCGTTAAGATCCTGTTTCTTGATCT
The uncultured Dethiosulfovibrio sp. genome window above contains:
- the rplL gene encoding 50S ribosomal protein L7/L12; translation: MTRADIIKAIEEMSVLELSELVKELEDKFGVSAAAPAMMMAAPAAAAAPAEEEKTEFNVILKAAGSEKIKVIKVVREITGLGLKEAKEVVDNPGKAIKEGISKDEAEALKKQLEEVGASVELA
- the rplJ gene encoding 50S ribosomal protein L10, whose amino-acid sequence is MPASLKYELVSELRDRLQGAEAVFVCEYRGLNVAQATEIRRLVREAGGEMKVAKNTLVRIALSEVGMASPEDLTVGPNVYVIAPTDSPAVAKALKEFAAKKENKAMIIKGAVMGTNVLDLNQVLALADLPSRDQLIAQVVGTVAAPLRGLVTVLSGPARGLVTCLSQLAEKKGSDAA
- the rplA gene encoding 50S ribosomal protein L1, producing the protein MAKVGKRYSALSKKVDSLKLHGLDEAVALVKENANAKFDESIEVHLRLGVDPRHADQQVRSTVVLPHGTGRTIRVLVITTGEQGEAAREAGADFVGGEDMVSKIQGGWLDFEAVVATPDAMKLIGRLGKVLGPRGLMPSAKAGTVTNDVAGAVKEIKAGKVEFRVDKFGIVHNSVGKASFSKENLLDNVKAFYSAILKARPSAAKGTYVKSFTMSSTMGVGIKIDASSAQKDLSE